The following are from one region of the Phycisphaerales bacterium genome:
- a CDS encoding Gfo/Idh/MocA family oxidoreductase has translation MNSTHEQTDPPNGSRLRCGAVGVGRMGRHHARVYGQLPDTELVGVVDADLERAADMAEQFGGRAFGTLDALLDAGVDAVSIAAPTTAHRDLAERCINAGVHCLIEKPLAGTSKDAEAIRDLAEQRGVVLMVGHIERFNPIMRAMQRATAEDKSITPRFIEVHRVSPMTFRSVDIGVVMDMMIHDLDVVLMLMGGQEPDEIQAAGVAVVTEHEDICNARLTWNKPYGACVANITASRLALKTERVTRITGEKAYIKLDYGAKTGVIIRRTANELQMREIQAQLRSGVDLTDLKWDELVNVEQLEIDDGEPIVMEIRAFLDAIRTGSPPPIDAKAGFANVRTAQRIVEAIRATMGDNLAASNPNVEGVSGRGQEAPVGRSTST, from the coding sequence GTGAACAGCACACACGAACAAACCGATCCGCCCAATGGCTCGCGACTTCGTTGCGGGGCGGTGGGCGTCGGTCGCATGGGGCGTCACCACGCCCGCGTGTACGGCCAGTTGCCCGATACCGAATTGGTCGGCGTGGTCGACGCCGATCTCGAGCGTGCGGCCGACATGGCCGAGCAGTTCGGCGGGCGCGCCTTCGGCACGCTGGACGCCTTGCTGGACGCCGGCGTCGACGCGGTTTCGATTGCCGCCCCTACCACGGCGCACCGCGATCTGGCCGAGCGCTGCATCAACGCCGGCGTGCACTGCCTGATCGAAAAACCCCTGGCCGGCACGTCGAAAGACGCCGAGGCGATTCGGGACCTCGCCGAGCAGCGCGGCGTCGTATTGATGGTCGGGCACATCGAGCGATTCAATCCGATCATGCGCGCGATGCAGCGAGCCACCGCCGAAGACAAGTCCATCACGCCGCGGTTCATCGAGGTGCACCGCGTGAGCCCGATGACCTTCCGCAGCGTCGACATCGGCGTGGTCATGGACATGATGATCCACGACCTGGACGTGGTGCTCATGCTCATGGGCGGGCAAGAGCCCGACGAGATCCAGGCCGCAGGCGTGGCCGTGGTGACCGAGCACGAGGACATCTGCAACGCACGCCTGACGTGGAATAAGCCTTACGGTGCGTGCGTGGCCAACATCACCGCCAGCCGCCTGGCGCTCAAGACCGAGCGAGTCACACGCATCACGGGCGAGAAGGCGTACATCAAGCTCGACTACGGCGCCAAGACCGGCGTGATCATCCGTCGCACCGCCAACGAATTGCAGATGCGTGAGATCCAGGCGCAACTGCGCAGCGGCGTAGACCTGACCGATCTGAAGTGGGACGAACTGGTCAACGTGGAGCAGCTCGAGATCGACGACGGGGAGCCCATCGTCATGGAGATCCGTGCCTTCCTCGATGCCATCCGCACCGGGAGCCCGCCGCCCATCGACGCAAAGGCCGGCTTTGCCAATGTCCGGACGGCCCAGCGCATCGTCGAGGCCATCCGAGCGACCATGGGCGACAACCTCGCCGCGTCCAATCCCAATGTTGAAGGAGTCTCCGGCCGGGGCCAGGAAGCGCCCGTCGGCCGCTCGACCAGCACCTGA
- a CDS encoding S1 RNA-binding domain-containing protein: protein MADQQSSTSPTSPTPPNPADKQEPAAQVSETMPKTEALSDDLAKQIDAAMEASTPAQAEGGGKGAAKGQGGIRGPRVVGGKPSMRAGKVVNVTDSDIFLEFGPKELGIVSRDQWREGENLPEAGQELEVIVERFDKAESIYVCARPGAIRKAIWDSLQSGQVVEATCVGVNKGGLEMELAGGHRAFMPASQVAVERVNDLEKFVGQKMECEVQRVERRGQGNVVLSRRSILEKERAKEAEKLKDTLAVGQVVEGTVQRIAPFGAFVDIGGIDGLVHVSDLSHDRIGQGENAVRKVVKEGQQVRVEVLKIDWDNQRIGLGMKQLESDPFTEKVGEIEEGAEVSGRVTKIMDFGAFVELAPGVEGLVHISELDHKRVKAVSDAVKPDEVVNVKVLSIEPGKRRISLSIKALKPAPAGAKGKGERGPSAEEILKETPQLRRLREKFGSGGFKGGLG, encoded by the coding sequence ATGGCCGATCAGCAGTCCAGCACGTCCCCGACCTCGCCTACGCCTCCAAATCCCGCAGACAAGCAGGAACCCGCGGCGCAGGTCTCCGAGACCATGCCCAAGACCGAGGCCCTCAGCGACGATCTGGCCAAGCAGATCGACGCGGCGATGGAAGCCTCGACCCCGGCCCAAGCCGAGGGCGGCGGAAAGGGTGCGGCCAAGGGCCAGGGCGGCATCCGCGGACCACGCGTCGTCGGCGGCAAGCCCAGCATGCGCGCGGGCAAAGTCGTCAACGTCACCGACAGCGACATCTTCCTGGAGTTTGGGCCCAAGGAACTGGGCATCGTCTCGCGCGATCAGTGGCGTGAGGGCGAGAACCTGCCCGAAGCCGGCCAGGAACTCGAGGTCATCGTCGAGCGTTTCGACAAGGCCGAGTCGATCTACGTCTGCGCCCGCCCGGGCGCCATCCGCAAGGCCATCTGGGACTCGCTGCAGAGCGGGCAAGTCGTCGAGGCCACCTGCGTGGGCGTCAACAAGGGCGGGCTCGAGATGGAACTCGCTGGCGGGCATCGGGCATTCATGCCTGCAAGCCAGGTCGCCGTCGAGCGCGTGAACGACCTGGAGAAGTTCGTCGGCCAGAAGATGGAGTGCGAGGTCCAGCGCGTCGAGCGTCGCGGCCAGGGCAACGTCGTGCTCAGCCGCCGGTCGATCCTCGAGAAGGAGCGGGCCAAGGAGGCCGAGAAGCTGAAGGACACGCTTGCGGTCGGCCAGGTCGTCGAGGGCACCGTCCAGCGCATCGCGCCCTTCGGCGCATTCGTCGACATCGGCGGCATCGACGGGCTCGTGCACGTCTCGGACCTCTCCCATGACCGCATCGGCCAGGGCGAGAACGCCGTCCGCAAGGTCGTCAAGGAAGGCCAGCAAGTCCGCGTCGAGGTCCTCAAGATCGACTGGGACAACCAGCGCATCGGCCTTGGCATGAAGCAGCTCGAGTCCGATCCGTTCACCGAGAAGGTGGGCGAGATCGAGGAGGGCGCCGAGGTCTCCGGCCGCGTCACCAAGATCATGGACTTCGGCGCGTTCGTGGAGCTGGCTCCGGGCGTCGAAGGGCTTGTGCACATCTCCGAGCTGGACCACAAGCGCGTCAAGGCCGTCAGCGACGCCGTCAAGCCCGACGAGGTGGTGAACGTCAAGGTGCTGAGCATCGAGCCGGGCAAGCGTCGCATCAGCCTGAGCATCAAGGCCCTCAAGCCCGCGCCGGCCGGCGCCAAGGGCAAGGGCGAGCGCGGTCCCAGCGCCGAAGAGATCCTCAAGGAAACGCCCCAGCTGCGCCGCCTGCGCGAGAAGTTCGGCAGCGGTGGGTTCAAGGGCGGGCTGGGCTGA
- a CDS encoding glycosyltransferase family 39 protein, whose product MNNLTIVLPTYNEALNLERMVESLLALPIEHRVRVLIVDDNSPDGTGDIADQLAARSPDAVTVLHRSKKEGLGAAYLAGFRQALDDGADLVLQMDCDFSHRPEDVPALVEAAREADLVIGSRFCPGGTLGETWSRARRALSRVANGLYVRWSLGLPVHDATGGFRVWKRKTLLAIDPWSRLTQGGYGFQVEMAYMAHRLGLRICEVPIHFPDRAQGNSKMSGRVMAEAALNVPLLRDEHACLRPPGRRRMPLSIPTIRARTQIRVLALVVLALLVRFVAMAQMPLAPEEAYYWMYAQQPSLSYFDHPPMVSWVIALGTMLFGHTELGVRFVGQALMLAAAVLMYRFGSAWFGRGAGLAAAVLLLVLPLYYATGFIATMDAPLLFFWMLCLIGVTMALRENRAIGWYLAGAALGGAMLSKYTGVFLAAGAVGAVAVHAPWRRHLRSVHPYLGVLLAAAIFSPVLYWNATHDWASFRFQFLDRFGDASLSLGTIAAFAGIQVLALTPVLLWRLLADVPRLARRRRFLQPRWIITAAFSLPLLGVIALKALRHDIHLNWTLPALLVLLPAASYLFLARVRLARTTARRLAWSRQLAWTAGASAASVIGVMLFLLLTQANHSPVSAFGPWQELAAIVEEYEEVLEHESGRDPLVVGMDKYRLASVLAFYRGPMESHVESAELTNSQWLIEGPGLGYRYWSEPIDWLGYDCIVVADARYADLQDKLRPVFGSVEFVQDERLSQLGKKRYQIAICRGYHPAGSIIASR is encoded by the coding sequence ATGAACAACCTGACGATCGTGCTTCCGACGTACAACGAAGCGCTCAATCTCGAACGCATGGTCGAGTCGCTGCTCGCCCTGCCAATCGAGCACCGCGTGCGCGTTCTGATCGTCGATGACAACAGCCCCGATGGCACCGGCGATATTGCCGATCAGCTGGCAGCGCGATCTCCCGATGCCGTAACCGTGCTGCACCGATCGAAGAAGGAGGGCCTTGGTGCCGCATACCTCGCGGGATTCCGTCAGGCCCTCGACGACGGCGCCGACTTGGTGCTGCAGATGGACTGCGACTTCTCGCACCGGCCGGAAGACGTACCCGCCCTCGTCGAAGCCGCAAGGGAAGCCGATCTGGTCATCGGCTCGCGCTTCTGCCCGGGCGGTACGCTGGGCGAGACCTGGAGCCGCGCCCGCCGGGCGCTGAGCCGAGTGGCCAACGGGCTGTATGTTCGTTGGTCGCTGGGCCTGCCCGTGCACGACGCGACTGGTGGCTTCCGCGTGTGGAAGCGTAAAACACTTCTGGCCATCGACCCCTGGTCGCGCCTCACCCAGGGCGGCTACGGCTTCCAGGTCGAGATGGCCTACATGGCCCACCGTCTGGGCCTGCGCATCTGCGAGGTTCCGATCCACTTCCCCGACCGTGCGCAAGGAAACTCAAAGATGAGCGGCCGCGTCATGGCCGAGGCCGCGCTCAATGTGCCGCTGCTTCGCGACGAGCACGCCTGCCTGCGGCCGCCTGGAAGGAGGCGCATGCCGCTCTCGATACCGACCATCCGCGCACGCACGCAGATCCGCGTCCTCGCCCTCGTCGTGCTCGCGCTGCTCGTCCGGTTCGTCGCAATGGCCCAGATGCCGCTGGCCCCCGAGGAGGCGTACTACTGGATGTACGCCCAGCAACCCAGCCTGAGCTACTTCGACCACCCGCCCATGGTCTCGTGGGTCATCGCCCTGGGCACGATGCTCTTCGGCCACACCGAGCTGGGCGTGCGATTCGTGGGCCAGGCGCTCATGCTCGCCGCCGCTGTGCTCATGTACCGCTTTGGGTCGGCGTGGTTCGGTCGCGGCGCTGGGCTGGCGGCGGCCGTGCTGCTGCTGGTGCTGCCGCTCTACTACGCCACGGGCTTCATCGCCACCATGGACGCACCGCTGCTCTTCTTCTGGATGCTCTGCCTGATTGGTGTCACGATGGCGCTGCGAGAGAATCGCGCGATCGGCTGGTATCTCGCCGGCGCCGCTCTCGGCGGCGCGATGCTGAGCAAGTACACCGGCGTCTTCCTCGCCGCGGGTGCGGTCGGCGCCGTGGCGGTGCACGCCCCGTGGCGACGTCACCTGCGGAGCGTGCACCCCTACCTCGGAGTGCTGTTGGCCGCGGCAATCTTCTCGCCCGTGCTCTACTGGAACGCCACGCACGACTGGGCCAGCTTCCGCTTCCAGTTCCTCGACCGCTTCGGCGATGCGTCGCTGAGCCTGGGGACCATCGCCGCGTTCGCTGGCATCCAGGTGCTGGCGCTCACACCAGTGCTGCTGTGGCGTTTGCTGGCCGACGTTCCTCGACTAGCACGTCGCCGCCGGTTCCTCCAGCCCCGTTGGATCATCACCGCGGCATTCTCACTTCCGTTGCTCGGCGTCATAGCCCTCAAGGCGCTGCGCCACGACATCCACCTCAACTGGACACTGCCAGCCCTGCTAGTTCTACTACCGGCAGCGTCGTACCTGTTCCTGGCGCGGGTTCGGCTGGCCAGGACCACCGCCCGCCGGCTCGCGTGGTCGCGGCAACTCGCATGGACCGCCGGCGCGAGCGCCGCTTCGGTCATCGGCGTCATGCTCTTCCTGTTGCTCACCCAGGCCAACCACAGCCCCGTCTCCGCGTTTGGCCCCTGGCAAGAGCTGGCCGCCATTGTCGAGGAATATGAAGAAGTGCTCGAGCACGAGTCCGGGCGAGACCCGTTGGTCGTTGGCATGGACAAGTACCGATTGGCCAGCGTGCTCGCGTTCTATCGTGGGCCAATGGAAAGCCACGTCGAGTCGGCGGAGCTCACCAATAGCCAGTGGCTCATCGAGGGGCCGGGCCTTGGCTACCGCTACTGGAGCGAGCCGATCGACTGGCTCGGTTACGACTGCATCGTCGTCGCCGATGCTCGCTATGCCGACCTGCAAGACAAACTGCGTCCGGTCTTCGGCTCGGTCGAATTCGTGCAGGATGAGCGCTTATCCCAACTCGGCAAGAAGCGATATCAGATCGCTATCTGTCGTGGATACCACCCGGCCGGCAGCATCATCGCCAGCCGCTGA
- the dut gene encoding dUTP diphosphatase: MTPPVRFRVLDERAAIPRRQTTHAAGLDLAACLPPDQQTLTLEPGQIAIVPTGLAIAIPDGYEGQVRPRSGLATKRGITVPNAPGTIDADYRGELRVALINLSKESQTIHHGDRIAQLVIAPVAMCEVVVVKDFDETARGVGGFGSTGLASTHS, from the coding sequence ATGACCCCGCCGGTGCGCTTCCGCGTGCTCGACGAGCGCGCCGCGATTCCAAGACGCCAGACGACCCACGCGGCGGGGCTCGACCTTGCCGCGTGCCTGCCCCCGGATCAGCAAACGCTCACGCTCGAACCCGGCCAGATCGCCATCGTGCCCACCGGCCTTGCCATCGCCATCCCCGACGGCTACGAGGGCCAGGTGCGCCCACGCTCGGGCCTGGCCACCAAGCGCGGCATCACCGTGCCCAACGCGCCCGGCACCATCGACGCCGACTACCGCGGCGAGCTCCGCGTCGCGCTCATCAACCTCTCCAAGGAATCCCAAACCATCCACCACGGCGACCGCATCGCCCAGCTTGTGATCGCTCCCGTGGCCATGTGCGAGGTTGTGGTGGTCAAAGATTTCGACGAGACGGCGCGGGGTGTTGGCGGGTTCGGGTCCACGGGGCTAGCAAGCACTCACTCATAA
- a CDS encoding polysaccharide biosynthesis protein, whose amino-acid sequence MTQLAQNATTRAQAPKARSRGLLPLAGVPSVVVGDATTAALAARSIPEGGPMVVGLVLTGIGEKGHTGLIGVPTLGSLEALEGLRENMGVRVAIVSLPLDDHAGIARVRQAIQEAGLEERFLPPVVDLLKRQPPVLVGLGAPVQDTQSATMSTAPVIDLQALIGRPMRRTDEAPLRELIQGRRVLVTGAGGSIGSELARLCARLAPSSLILMERAENALFEIDRRLAWAHPGMARRAILHDVADAAGTRRLLMQERPQVVFHTAAHKHVPLMEDHPAQAVSNNLFGTAALVDAAIDCGAHRVVLVSTDKAVAPRSVMGATKRLAEAYGIAADARARAEGKQTRVAIVRFGNVLGSAASVLRIWSAQVAESQPITITDRRMTRYFMTIGEAALLVAHAGALEPTDLCGVFVLDMGEPVEIATLAERFTRAHGLTPVWNEGGAPGEQVILETGIRPGEKLHEALVHAAEELIETDCPGVLRLTGADGGPDGAGALRALRAIEDPGDRDAVLAELRRWVPSLGGRAGGDSGDPQHAANPGSPAPTRDG is encoded by the coding sequence ATGACCCAGCTTGCCCAGAACGCCACGACCCGGGCCCAAGCGCCCAAGGCCCGCTCCCGCGGCCTGCTGCCCCTCGCCGGCGTGCCCAGCGTCGTCGTCGGCGACGCAACCACGGCCGCCCTGGCCGCACGCAGCATCCCCGAGGGCGGGCCCATGGTCGTGGGGCTGGTGCTGACCGGCATCGGCGAGAAGGGGCACACCGGGCTCATCGGCGTGCCAACCCTGGGCTCGCTCGAGGCGCTCGAAGGGCTCCGCGAGAACATGGGCGTTCGCGTGGCGATCGTCAGCCTGCCCCTGGACGACCACGCCGGCATCGCCCGCGTGCGGCAGGCCATCCAGGAGGCCGGCCTCGAGGAGCGCTTCCTGCCGCCGGTGGTGGATCTGTTGAAGCGTCAGCCGCCCGTGCTCGTCGGCCTGGGCGCGCCCGTGCAAGACACGCAGAGCGCCACCATGTCGACGGCCCCGGTCATCGACCTGCAGGCCCTCATCGGCCGGCCCATGCGCCGGACCGACGAGGCGCCGCTGCGCGAGCTCATCCAGGGAAGGCGCGTGCTGGTGACCGGCGCGGGGGGCTCCATCGGCAGCGAGCTGGCCCGCCTGTGCGCCCGCCTTGCGCCATCGAGCCTCATCCTGATGGAGCGGGCCGAGAATGCGCTCTTCGAGATCGACCGCCGCCTGGCCTGGGCCCATCCGGGGATGGCCCGCCGGGCGATCCTCCACGACGTGGCCGACGCGGCCGGCACCCGGCGATTGCTCATGCAGGAGCGCCCGCAAGTGGTCTTCCACACCGCCGCCCACAAGCACGTGCCGCTCATGGAGGACCACCCCGCCCAGGCGGTCAGCAACAACCTCTTCGGCACCGCCGCCCTGGTCGACGCGGCCATCGATTGCGGCGCCCACCGCGTGGTGCTGGTGTCGACCGACAAGGCCGTGGCCCCCAGGAGCGTCATGGGCGCGACCAAGCGCCTTGCCGAGGCCTACGGCATCGCCGCCGATGCGCGCGCCCGGGCGGAAGGCAAGCAGACGCGCGTGGCGATCGTCCGCTTCGGCAACGTGCTTGGTTCGGCGGCCAGCGTGCTGCGCATCTGGAGCGCCCAGGTGGCCGAGAGCCAGCCCATCACCATCACCGACCGCCGGATGACGCGCTACTTCATGACCATCGGCGAGGCGGCGCTGCTCGTGGCCCACGCCGGGGCGCTCGAGCCGACCGACCTGTGCGGCGTGTTCGTCCTGGACATGGGCGAGCCGGTCGAGATCGCCACGCTGGCCGAGCGATTCACCCGGGCCCACGGCCTGACGCCCGTGTGGAACGAGGGCGGCGCCCCCGGCGAGCAGGTCATCCTCGAGACGGGCATCCGCCCGGGCGAGAAGCTGCACGAGGCCCTGGTGCACGCGGCCGAGGAACTCATCGAGACCGACTGCCCCGGCGTGCTCCGGCTGACCGGTGCGGACGGCGGGCCCGATGGCGCCGGGGCCCTCCGGGCGCTCAGGGCCATCGAGGACCCCGGCGACCGCGACGCCGTGCTGGCGGAGCTGCGCCGCTGGGTGCCCAGCCTGGGTGGTCGTGCCGGTGGCGACTCGGGGGATCCCCAGCACGCTGCAAACCCAGGTTCGCCGGCACCAACAAGAGACGGCTAA
- a CDS encoding GC-type dockerin domain-anchored protein, translating to MQRRFVFTSLLFVMAAARADVPGYELTVLAEFDRTTTLTRASDAGHGVGWQSVLGLIQPFVVTESQGLVHLPLPDGYLTGLASGVNNDGVVVGAMSMSTLPFDVGQPAIWLPDGAGGYQEGIVLDTPDFVQGPRGPIASAGGIAVDINDDGAIVGWTRAQGFQGGPATLFSMTAEPVNLGELGFAATPTDLSETGVVVGGRLRMDLATLEITDIGVPGPLGGTSFEGALIYGVNDAGETVVAADLASTVFENYLCYTHGDAAGYARVDPAELPARFVGFYDINNRGDVVWSAGGGSGILFKDEGQIVRDPASLVVGGTPWQVAKGFLDNNRRMITTAFQFAPERNAIVMLVPTGPACDADLDGDGVLTLFDFLMFQNLFDAGDPRADFDGDGELTIFDFLAFQNAFDAGCP from the coding sequence ATGCAACGCCGCTTCGTGTTCACCAGCCTGCTCTTCGTGATGGCCGCCGCCCGGGCCGACGTACCCGGCTACGAGCTCACCGTGCTGGCCGAGTTCGACCGCACCACCACCCTCACGCGCGCCAGCGACGCGGGCCACGGCGTGGGCTGGCAGAGCGTGCTGGGGCTCATCCAGCCCTTCGTCGTCACCGAGTCGCAGGGCCTGGTGCACCTGCCCCTGCCCGATGGCTACCTCACCGGCCTGGCCTCGGGCGTCAACAACGATGGCGTCGTCGTCGGCGCCATGTCCATGAGCACGCTGCCCTTCGACGTCGGCCAGCCGGCCATCTGGCTACCCGACGGCGCGGGCGGCTACCAGGAGGGCATCGTGCTCGACACGCCCGACTTCGTCCAGGGCCCGCGCGGCCCGATCGCCAGCGCGGGCGGCATCGCGGTGGACATCAACGACGACGGCGCGATCGTCGGCTGGACGCGGGCCCAGGGCTTCCAGGGCGGGCCGGCCACGCTGTTCTCGATGACCGCCGAGCCGGTGAACCTGGGCGAGCTTGGCTTCGCGGCCACGCCCACCGACCTGAGCGAGACCGGCGTCGTCGTCGGCGGCCGCCTGCGCATGGACCTGGCCACCCTGGAGATCACCGACATCGGCGTGCCCGGGCCATTGGGCGGCACCAGCTTCGAGGGCGCACTCATCTATGGCGTCAACGATGCGGGCGAGACTGTCGTCGCCGCCGACCTGGCCAGCACCGTCTTCGAGAACTACCTCTGCTACACCCACGGCGACGCCGCCGGCTACGCGCGCGTCGACCCCGCCGAGCTGCCCGCCCGCTTCGTGGGCTTCTACGACATCAACAACCGGGGCGACGTGGTGTGGTCGGCCGGCGGCGGCTCGGGCATCCTGTTCAAGGACGAGGGCCAGATCGTGCGCGATCCCGCCTCGCTCGTGGTGGGCGGCACGCCGTGGCAGGTCGCCAAGGGCTTCCTGGACAACAACAGGCGGATGATCACCACCGCGTTCCAGTTCGCCCCCGAGCGCAACGCCATCGTGATGCTCGTGCCCACCGGCCCGGCGTGCGACGCCGACCTGGACGGCGACGGCGTGCTCACGCTCTTCGACTTTCTTATGTTCCAGAACCTCTTCGACGCGGGCGACCCCCGCGCCGACTTCGACGGCGACGGCGAGCTGACGATCTTCGACTTCCTCGCGTTCCAGAACGCCTTCGACGCCGGCTGCCCCTGA
- a CDS encoding GC-type dockerin domain-anchored protein, giving the protein MPTPNTRVRSARTALTVAATLAAAGLAHAQGCPPVRFVSPDGADARHYGGPVAIEPTADGHRLAIAQTGSVWVYDLVDGQPSAGQEIVSPYPFMAFLFGCAVDLEGDRMAIGAYEVRWPGRPFHLRSVGGAAVFERNGDEWAHTGSLVAPLSVTAEAAVANPILHGDTIFGAGGGRIVVFEQDAASPDGWSPVQVIERPDGMAYDASFGYPVVPTGDWLFVGANREDVSGVSIGGSVVVYRRQPDGRYTQVQKIDGPDLGGYQIKLFGRSMDCDGRTLAIGSALASPDPDVEEQGAVYVLELDGDTWTPRQTLTHRGAERRDGLGGYAIRVDGDRLVAQASGDRTARSDNMAYLFERTGARSWRQSARLLPTPPYHAAQYASNLALEGDLLLVGSRDECEGPGTDTTGAAYLFDLACYECPDLDADDRLTVFDYLEFMRAFEAGEAIADMDNDGQLTVADFLAFQNAFAVGCP; this is encoded by the coding sequence ATGCCCACACCCAACACCCGCGTCCGCTCCGCCCGCACCGCCCTGACCGTGGCCGCCACGCTCGCCGCCGCCGGCCTGGCCCACGCCCAGGGGTGCCCGCCGGTGCGCTTCGTATCCCCCGATGGGGCCGACGCCCGGCACTATGGCGGTCCGGTGGCGATCGAGCCTACCGCCGATGGGCATCGCCTGGCCATCGCCCAGACCGGCAGCGTCTGGGTCTACGACCTGGTCGACGGGCAACCCTCCGCCGGCCAGGAGATCGTCTCGCCGTACCCCTTCATGGCCTTCCTGTTCGGCTGCGCCGTCGATCTCGAGGGCGATCGAATGGCGATCGGGGCCTACGAGGTCCGCTGGCCGGGCCGGCCCTTCCACCTGCGCAGCGTGGGGGGCGCGGCGGTCTTCGAGCGTAACGGCGACGAGTGGGCCCACACCGGCTCGCTGGTCGCGCCCTTGTCGGTCACCGCCGAGGCGGCGGTTGCCAACCCGATCCTCCATGGCGACACCATCTTCGGGGCCGGCGGGGGAAGGATCGTGGTGTTCGAACAAGACGCTGCCTCGCCGGATGGATGGTCGCCCGTGCAGGTGATCGAGCGGCCCGACGGCATGGCCTATGACGCGTCGTTCGGCTACCCCGTCGTGCCCACCGGCGACTGGCTGTTCGTGGGCGCCAACCGTGAGGACGTCTCGGGCGTGTCCATCGGCGGCTCGGTGGTGGTCTACCGGCGCCAGCCCGATGGCCGGTACACCCAGGTCCAGAAGATCGACGGGCCCGACCTGGGCGGCTACCAGATCAAGCTGTTCGGCCGATCGATGGACTGCGATGGACGGACGCTGGCCATCGGCTCGGCGTTGGCGTCGCCCGATCCCGATGTCGAAGAGCAGGGCGCCGTATACGTCCTCGAGCTCGACGGTGACACGTGGACCCCGCGCCAGACGCTGACCCACCGCGGCGCCGAGCGGCGCGACGGGCTGGGCGGCTACGCGATCCGCGTCGACGGCGACCGGCTCGTCGCGCAGGCCTCGGGCGACCGCACGGCACGCTCGGACAACATGGCCTACCTGTTCGAGCGCACGGGCGCGCGCTCCTGGCGGCAGAGCGCCCGCCTGTTGCCCACCCCGCCCTACCACGCAGCCCAGTACGCCAGCAACCTGGCGCTCGAAGGCGACCTCCTGCTCGTCGGCTCGCGCGACGAGTGCGAAGGGCCGGGCACCGACACCACCGGCGCCGCCTACCTCTTCGACCTGGCCTGCTACGAGTGCCCCGACCTCGACGCCGACGACCGGCTCACCGTCTTCGACTACCTCGAGTTCATGCGCGCCTTCGAGGCGGGCGAGGCGATCGCCGACATGGACAACGACGGCCAGCTCACCGTCGCCGACTTCCTCGCCTTCCAGAACGCCTTCGCGGTGGGGTGCCCGTAG